The window GCTCTTTTTGAAATCCATGTCGATGATGTGGCGGGCGGTGGCGCCGAGGATAAGAGACTTGCGACCCGAGCGGTGAGTCCATACCAACGGCAACTCCTGGTCGCCGATCGCCATCATGCGACGCAGCATCTCGATGCGCGGTTCGGGGTCGTAGTAAAACAATGTGTTCCACGCCGAATGCATCACGCGCAAGGATTCGATCTCCCGTTTTTCGCGGTCCGGTAGATTCTCATATGCGGCATAGGTGTTGCAGAACTCGGTGTCGCCGCCAGCTTCAGGCGCTACCTTGCTGGACAAGAGGGAGGCGAGGATGGGCACTTCGCTCATCGTGCCGTCGATGTGCCAGTACAGCGATCCCTTGAGATAGTCGGCGGTTTGGCTGACCTTGGGATCCAAGGTGACGTTGTAAACCTCCTCCCCACTTACTTCACGGGCGATGGTCCCCAGCGTCTGGGTAAAGGCGACCTGTTCATCGTCGGTGAAGCCGATCTGAGGAAACACCAGCACGCCCCTTTGCTCGAGCAACTCGCGGATCCGGCCGGCGTGCGCAC is drawn from Mycobacterium branderi and contains these coding sequences:
- a CDS encoding TauD/TfdA dioxygenase family protein, with translation MTTSVTHDGRPASGLVTKDITPRIATEIRADKQTLLSGAHAGRIRELLEQRGVLVFPQIGFTDDEQVAFTQTLGTIAREVSGEEVYNVTLDPKVSQTADYLKGSLYWHIDGTMSEVPILASLLSSKVAPEAGGDTEFCNTYAAYENLPDREKREIESLRVMHSAWNTLFYYDPEPRIEMLRRMMAIGDQELPLVWTHRSGRKSLILGATARHIIDMDFKKSAELLVQLRDWATQPQFVYRHKWTVGDLVIWDNTGTMHRATPYDAKSGRLLHRTKLQGEEPFA